The Pseudomonadota bacterium genomic interval CGGCGCGACCGCGGCTGATGACGTATTCCATGGCGGGGTTCTTGTGTTCGCGGTAAAGCACCCGGAACGGGGTATACAGCGACAGCAGGCGGCCGCCAATTTCCATGGTGGTGAAATGGGCGCTCAACAGGATCGCACCATGACCCGCCTGCAGCGCGGCCTCCAGGTGTTCCAGGCCCTCGATCGTGACCAGCCGGCGCAGACGGCGGTCGGATGCCCACCAGCTCAGGCCCATTTCCAGGATGGCGATGCCCATGGAGGCGAAATTCTCGCGCACGATCCGCGCCCGTTCCCGTGCCGGCAGTTCCGGGAAACACAGGTCGATGTTGGTCCGGGTGATGCGCTTGCGGCGTCCGCCGAAGGCCCGCAGCAGGTACCCGAGTGCGCGGCCGGCCCCGAGCTGTGCCCGGAACGGCAGCTGGTTGAGACACCACAGCAGCGCGACACCGAGCCAGGTCGGCCAGTGGCGTGGCGCGAAGAGTCGCAGGCTGCCTGCTGGGGGATGGTTCATGCCTGTTGCCGGTCAGGTTCTGTCGGCTGGCATTGTAACGCCGCGCCGCGGTGATGTTCATGCCCGCTGCACGGCCACCGCGCACGGGTTGGCCCTGGCAGCGCGGGCGGCTGTGTTATGCTTGCCGCTGTCAAGAACAACAGCCAGGCCTGACCCGGTGACAGGCGTGCCAGCGAACGTGCTGCCGGCTCCTGTCATGGCCAGGATTCGCGACCCTTGAGACTGTTCTACACCGTCCTGCTCTACCTGCTGGCACCGCTGGTGCTGCTGCGTCTGGCGTGGCGCGGACTGCGCGCGCCGGCCTACCTGCGGCGCTGGCCGGAACGTTTCGGCTTCATCGAGCCGCCGCTGGGCGCGCGCGTGATCTGGCTGCATGCCGTGTCGGTGGGTGAGGTGCAGGCAGCGCAACCGGTACTGCGCGCACTGCTCGAGCGCTATCCCGATCACTCACTGCTCGTCACCACCGTCACACCGACCGGATCGGCACGGGTGCGGTCGCTGTTCGGCAGCGAGGTCGCCCATGTCTACGCGCCCTACGACCTGCCCGGCGCGGTGGCGCGTTTCTTCGACCGGGTCAGACCCTGCGTGGCGATCGTCATGGAGACCGAACTGTGGCCGAACCTGTTCGCCGCCTGCCGGCGCCGGTCCGTGCCGCTGCTGCTGCTCAATGCGCGGCTGTCGGGCAGGTCGCTGCGGGGCTACCGCCGCGTGCGCAGTCTGATCGGACAGACCCTGACGGCGGTGACGCAGGTCGCCGCCCAGGGTGAGGCCGACGCCCAGCGTTTCGTGAGCCTGGGCGCGGATCCCGCGCGCGTGGCCGTCACCGGCAACCTGAAATTCGAGCAGCGTATCGCGCCCAGCCTGCTCGAACGCGCCGAGGCGCTGCGTCGCGACTGGGGCAGCGGCCGCCCGGTCTGGATCGCGGCGAGTACCCACGAGGGCGAGGACGAGCTCATCCTCGACGTGTTCCGACAGCTGCGCAGGCAGTTTGCCGATTGCCTGCTGGTCCTCGTGCCCCGGCATCCGGAACGTTTCGAGGCGGTCGCCGACCTGTGCCGCCAGCGCGGCTTCAGCACGCTGCTGCGCAGTACCCGCGAGCCGTGCACGGCACAGACCCAGGTGTTCGTCGGTGATTCCATGGGCGAGCTGCCGCTGTTCTATGCGGCCGCCGATGTCGCCTTCGTCGGCGGCAGCCTCGTGCATCACGGCGGCCACAACCTGCTGGAGCCGGCCGCGCTGGGCGTGCCCGTGGTGACCGGTCCGCATGTCTTCAATTTCACCGAGATCTGCGATCTGCTGCTGGTCGCCGGGGCGTGTCGCAAGGTCGAAAGCGTGGCCGGGCTGGAGCGCGTGGTGCGCGAATGGCTCGGCGATGCCAACGCGCGCCATCAGGTGGGCGAGCAGGGCCGGGCGGTGGTGCAGCGCAACCGCGGCGCCCTGGCCGCGGTGCTGGAGATGATCGACCGCCAGGTCGCGGTTTCCTGTCAGAGCGCCGAGTAGGGAACGCCGCGGCGCGCCGCCATG includes:
- the waaA gene encoding lipid IV(A) 3-deoxy-D-manno-octulosonic acid transferase codes for the protein MRLFYTVLLYLLAPLVLLRLAWRGLRAPAYLRRWPERFGFIEPPLGARVIWLHAVSVGEVQAAQPVLRALLERYPDHSLLVTTVTPTGSARVRSLFGSEVAHVYAPYDLPGAVARFFDRVRPCVAIVMETELWPNLFAACRRRSVPLLLLNARLSGRSLRGYRRVRSLIGQTLTAVTQVAAQGEADAQRFVSLGADPARVAVTGNLKFEQRIAPSLLERAEALRRDWGSGRPVWIAASTHEGEDELILDVFRQLRRQFADCLLVLVPRHPERFEAVADLCRQRGFSTLLRSTREPCTAQTQVFVGDSMGELPLFYAAADVAFVGGSLVHHGGHNLLEPAALGVPVVTGPHVFNFTEICDLLLVAGACRKVESVAGLERVVREWLGDANARHQVGEQGRAVVQRNRGALAAVLEMIDRQVAVSCQSAE
- the lpxL gene encoding LpxL/LpxP family Kdo(2)-lipid IV(A) lauroyl/palmitoleoyl acyltransferase; protein product: MNHPPAGSLRLFAPRHWPTWLGVALLWCLNQLPFRAQLGAGRALGYLLRAFGGRRKRITRTNIDLCFPELPARERARIVRENFASMGIAILEMGLSWWASDRRLRRLVTIEGLEHLEAALQAGHGAILLSAHFTTMEIGGRLLSLYTPFRVLYREHKNPAMEYVISRGRAGFTRDAIPRDNLLAMRRSLRENVPVWYAPDQDFGIGKGVFVPFFGIPAATITATSTLAKMARSPVVPFYQTRLPGARGYRLTLLPALTDYPGGDEAADASRINALLESLIRAQPAQYLWAHRRFKTRPAGAAPVYD